TAAGAGACACTAAGATATGCTCATAAGGGCCATATAGAAAATAAGAccataaatagaaataatttgCAAGTTTAGAGTTCATGTAACTGACTCCAGTGGTGgaataaaggcttgatatgctACTGTTATTGTAGTTATATTTCttggaaaggaagaaagagagttCTACGGCATGTTGATGTGAAAAATACTTTCAAGCACAAGAAATGGCAATGCTTTACAGGAAAATAAATGGTAactaaaaggaaagaaatattgTCTGCTTTGGTTGGGTTCCAGTTAGTGCTTGGTATGTGTTAGATCTCAACAAGGGTTAATAGGTTGAGCTTATTAGAATTAGGAATGATAACTACTGCACATAAGGAGTTGCGATAACAAGGGACAtccaaggctcagcaagtgtaatAATATATGTGCACATGCATGTATGTTCATATTGCTATACTTGCTGCAAGCATACGAGTTATTTTCATAAAAGTGAGCAGCAaaacttatataataaaaacaatTGGAAGTGGACATTAACCATttccttttattaaaaattatatgtgcCCAATTATTAATAATGATCATGGTCGATCAATTCATTATCAACcccatatttttctctatttaattattatgaCAAACTAAACAGATTGAATGAGTGAAACATTTTCAGTAACAATCTGGAATTGGTGATTATTTGTTGGGCAAACCATCATAAGGCACTTTTGAACTGGCTTGTTCAAACAACCATAGTTTTACAGCACTCCATCTCGTAAGGCCACAACCACAAAATGCAGCAACGCAAGTCAAAGCCCATATACCATAACATTTCCAAACTAAACTTAAGGAAACATACAGGGTAAATCCACATAATAAGGCAAACGCATTAGgttaacaaaaaactaaaaaaggcTATCTACTGTGGACTCTCAATAAAACATAAGATgggatattatttaattttgagttgCTGAAATCAAACAGAATAATAACCTGAAGATGGTCAAGGTATGAATTCACAATCAAAAAAACAGTTGAGCTGCTTAGCAGCTAGATGCATACATCACTAATAAATGTTGCATAAGTAACAACATTGAGATAAGAAAATATCAATCAGATGttaggaataaaaaaaaacatagggAACATGATTCCGGTTCAataaaaactataaaataaaatgtgttATAAGTTAACACAAGGCAAGTCTTCCCCTAAATGACAGTATAGGGATACACCAAATGTGACTAATCAATAATGACACAGTTGAATATAGACAACAAATGCAGTTCCAGTGGCAAGTGCAGAAATATctgatacaaaataaataacttaaatCTTACCCTAATGGTGTCGTAATGGTTCCATCCAACCTCTGATGAGAGCTTTCCCAACAAACAGTACTTGTGTCCAGCTTGAAGCCTCAATACCCTAATTCCACGACCAAAATCCAAATTGTTAAATCCAATCAACACTAAAGAATCAATAGTTTCAAACCAACATAAACTTATCACGTGATTGAATCAAAACATGGAAGAATTGTTGCGCTTCGCAAACgtttctttcaatttcttgaaAACTGGTCGCCAGaacacccccaccccccccccccaaaaaaaaaaaacaataataggAGATCAAAAATCAAACCCTCAATCGGAAGACTCACTTGAGAGCATCAGGAATGACCATCCTCTTCATCTTGTCGTAGGGCGAAGGAATACCCTCGTACGCCTTCAATCTGGCCAGCGCCGCCGCTCCACGCTTGGTCTTGTGTGGAATCATTCTACAAAAccacaaaaattacatattatttatacTATCACACTGCATCAATCTCAATAGCGTGCACAGATggtgtggagagagagagaggtactGACCCACGGATGGTGCGCCAGAGGATCTTTGAGGGAGCGCGGAAGTGGATAGGACCGTGAGAGGGCTTGGTGTTCATGCGCTTGCGGAGGAAGCGGAGATACTTCATTTTCTGGCGTACGAGCCCGCCGGAGAGACAGATCTCTTCGCACCGGACAACCACCACTCTCTGGCCATTGAGAAGCTCTTTGGCCAAGATCGACGCCAGCCGACCAAGCATGTGGTGGCGAGCGTCCACCACCACCCGCCGCGCGCAGATTCCCGATCCCGACACCATTCTCTCCCACTCTTTCGCAAGTCTCTCTCGCACTTCGACTGGAGTCGGAACGGAAAGGCGATAATACCTCTTATGCTAGGCATATGAGAGCTAGGGTTTCTCTGGTTTAGCAGAGCGAGACATGGGCCTTATTAGGGCCTTGCTTGGTTACCAGCAGCCTCTTAATACTAGTTGGGCCGGCCTTCTCCCAGCCCAAAATGATGGTTACGTAGCCATGTGGGCTGGGCTTTCATAATAGTTATGCGTGGTTTATCGAACCTTTTTGTTACCCTCAtagttatataatattttaatcctCCAAGATAGCATGGATGATTCACCAcgcaaatttaaaaatttagaatatcaCTAGATTGTGAATTGTTTTTACACGAGAAGGGAAATATTAGAAAGCCTGATGAGCTTATCAACGACTTTACCTAAAAGGGGTAAAAAATCGATTTTGCCCCATGCTTGTTTTGTCCATCCCCCTCCCATGGATTCCCCCTACTTTGGTGTGTCTCCCCTGCCATGATCGCCATCTCGCTGCTGTTGCCTCGCCTCGCTGCAGTCGTCTCGCCTTGCTGACAATCGCTCCCTTCCTATGGTTGTCCCTCCGTTGTCTTCGTCTTTCCGTGGCGCTTCACTGCCATGTCATCGTCGCCTCGTCTCTAGCACCGTCTCTTCTTGCCTTGTCTCGCGTCGCTGGAAGATGCAGTGACACGAGGAGAGGCAGCAACGAGGAGCTGCCAAGACGAAAGCATGGCCATGGGATGGGAGCGAGCAGAGAGCAAGGGCAAGGGCAGGGGGCGAtgctttgcaaatttgtaaagtTTGAGGagacaattttatcttttaaccCTTTTTTTTAAGATTCTCAATAAATCTCTTGGGTCTTCTAGTAAGTCTCACACGAGAATGCATAGTCAATTATATCTATTCAAATGGTCAAATCTTCCAAATTCAACTTGGGacgaatttatttatttattcaaaactttaaaatagaATCACAAGTTTTAAAGAAAATGACGGTTGACTATAATTGACGACTCCTTTTTTAagttacaaataaaatattaaaatattcaaaaaaaattataatataatatttatttatatttattaattttataaaaattgaaatattatttttatttaacccGCCGTTAGATCATACGATTCGTACACCTCTAACCTGAGAACTACAGTTCTCATCTCCTCAAGATTACTGCTCCCAACCAtcatctcttgccctcttctgTCTCTCCGCTTCACAGCCAGTCTCTCCACCTGATCAGGAGAGGCCAATTCGCATAAGGCGGCCACTCAGATCAGATCTACAAGCCCTCTTCTCTCTCATCATCATCTTCCCCGATAATGGGTGCCGATGGCAAGGTCTATACTCTGGCCGAGGTCTCCGCTCACGACAACGCCAAGGACTGTTGGCTCGTCATCGGTGGCAAGGTATAACTAGTACTTTTACCagtaatctctctctcactacaTTTTCATGTTTGCGCCTGATCTAGgaatctgatttttcttttccttgctcCGATCAAGATTTTGTGTGTCTCGTTGGTACAATTATATTGTGCTATACTGGGACTCACACAGATTGAGGATTTGAGTTCTGAATGTTGCTCTCTGGATCTGATTGTTTTGCATTCAGAAATGCGACTTCAGTTCTTGATTTGATCTAGAAATCTGATTCTATCTCTTGTTTGTCTATGCATTGCAGGGTTTGGCTGATTATTAAGgaatttctcttttcttgttttagtttCCTGTACACTTTGACGTAGATTGGCACGTAAAAGAGCTCAGTTCCCTCAATCCATTGCTCTTGCTTTTCATTTGTGGTTTAAGGCTTCTTAGTATGCTCAGACAATGTAATGCTGCATCAAGAATCCGTACAGGATACCTAGGTTTAGATGCAAGATTCCCCTTTTACTAGTTCCCGGTACTTACTATGAAACCTGATGTGCTTAGAAACAGGATTCTTCTTTGATGATACCATATTAAGATTTATTGCATGTAATTCTGATGTCTATATGCAAACTGTTCTATATACTGGTTTAAACATTGGCATATTCAACTGGGAGTTCCTAGGTTCCTGGTGCGAGGTTGCTTCAATAAGGCAGCAGAGGGCATAACTATGTGGGGTATTAAGGATCTAGAGGATTTAGAGAGTTATTTTCAATAACACGTGCTTCTTTCTTTCAGCTAACGTTTTCTCCTTCCCTATTTATCTATTGGATTAACATTCTAGTGGAGAATGAAACACGAATCCAAGGTAAGATAGACattcaatttaaattctaagatttcttttgaaattttaatgttCATTTTCACCTTAAAATTTTAAGGATGATTGAGTAGATTCAGCATTCAATGACAAGGTCAAGTCTATTTGATCTAAAATTTAGGGCCTTTCTCAAGCACGTCTTATAACTAGTTGGTCATCAAGCATTGACAGTCTACTTGCACATGATTGAGCAAAGAAGATGTATTTAAATGACTGACCACAGCTAAATGTGGAGATGTGGGAACTTCTCTGAACTAATTCAATGCATAGTGTTCTTAGTACCAGACATCTATTTTTTTCAGCATTTATAATTGTTCTCCTTGGTCAGGGATATAAACATGGCCAGAGTGCACCTtctccacatttttttttatatcctcCTTACGTATGATAGATAACAATGCCGTTAGCATTTGAGAAAGCAACTTTAACAGTATGGGAAACAGGAATTCAGCTCTTATTGCTTTACCTCTTGTATATTGTCTAAAATTTAGCATTCCATTGTGACATTGTTTGCGTACTCCTCAAGTTTGATCCTTTGCCTTTATGTGTTCTATCAGGTATATGACGTGACGAAGTTTTTGGACGACCATCCTGGTGGTGATGAGGTTTTGTTGTCTGCAACAGGTAATGTGGAAATTTGTGATCCTTGGGATGTAAAGCGAAAATTATCTTGATTTTATCATAGTTGATCTTGAGTTTGAAGTACATTTAACTCCTAGATGGGGAATATTAGGCTGGATATCAAACCCATGGCTAATACTGTTCTTACTAGAGTATGAATCAAAGCCATTCTTGTTGTACAAATGATATCGACGTCCCTAGAGCCACGCTCTTGCAGGGAAGGATGCAACAGATGATTTTGAGGATGTGGGTCACAGTAGCAGTGCAAGGGCAATGCTGGATGAATATTATGTGGGGGACATTGATTTGTCAACCATTCCGACAAAGACCAATTACACTCCTCCCAAGCAGCCTCACTACAACCAGGACAAGACCTCAGAATTCATAGTAAAGCTACTGCAGTTCTTAGTTCCCCTTCTCATCTTGGCCGTGGCTGTGGGTATCCGTCTCTATACCAAATCAGATTAAGTTGAGCGTGGAAGGAACTGAAAAGCCCGTCCATAATAAGTTTATATTAGCTATCAAAGGTTTCCTCATTCTTGGTTCCATAGAGAAACTGGTAAAATAGTTCAGATTGCAGGTAATGTTACTGGCATTTAGCATCTGTCTTATCTTATGCTTTGCTTTCCCATTTGTGCTCTGCTATCAGTGTAACAACCTTGGATCTTTTTTGTTCTGTGCGAAGCAGTCTGGTGAAGCTTGTGCTTCATCATTAGCGACCCTTTTGAGGGTGAATGAATTGGTCAAAATTCTTCAGATTTTGTTTCTTGATTCCATAGACTTGAATCGGATTCTTGTCTCTATTCATTCTTCCCTCATTTTCCTTTCTACAGATGATTTTGAGGATGGGATGAGAAATATAATCCCATTTTTCTGCTTGGCTCCCTTTAATTTTGAATGTATGTATAGATCACTACAACGgcaaatattgtcttttaactATTCATAACAAGCTCATATGATCATACCAAGCACGAGCCTTCATGATAACTgtaaagttatttttttataattaaaaattatgagttttgagttataaaagtattttttaataaaaaggaaaaaaaaactgaGTACAAATATGGaaataattagaatttttgttaatattttgaacGATCTCTCCATGGCACTTTGTAATGGCAATTATTCCAGATAGATATGGGTCCCCACGAATCATGCAGCTCACTCGGTTGTTAACATTAATGCAGTTTGGACCTCCAAATCAGTCAGTTTCTTGTCGACAAACTTGTTGCTGAATCAATTTCGTTAAATCCTGAATTTGAATCTCAAATTTGTTTAATGGGTTGAAGCCCCAGTACGACACGTGTCAACAGCAAGTTCGTTCACTTTCACATGCATAAACATCAGTGAATTACAGCACGTCTGTATTCAGTAAAGCCATGAGTTGCAATTTGAAGGAGAAACAAAAGTCGCTCCTATTAAAGCACTACACCATTACCATATACAGGGTGGAAGAAAGCTGCTAAAAAGAAACCAAATATGGTGGAAGAATATAGAATTATCACCAAGAACACTCCCTGTAAGTACCCAACGAACAGAGGTAGTCAGGAAGATCAAAATGATGTAAATTACCCAATATGActgattcttcatcttctttcaaTCATCTTCGAATCTGTTCTTTGTGAATGCTTTGAGGGTGAGGTTGATTCCCTAGAAGAACTATGACCAAAGAAGTTGAGCTTGCTAATCTTCCTTGAGAAAGAGCTGATGAACTTGTGAGAACTCGACTTCTCCATATCCCTCTTCATACAGACATGTTCTTTCTCTAGATCATTTAGCCTCATCCTTAACCGGGCAAGCTCGAGCTTCAGCTCTCGGTTTTCGCGCCTCAGAGAAGCGTAGTTGTCGCGGGGAGACATCGAAGCACTGAGTGCCCCGCTGCTGATCCGCCACGACTGGTGCATTGGCTTGCGGTCCTCGTCAGGGTAAGAGCAAGTCAACGCATTCCGGAGCCTCAACTGCTCGAAGTAAAGAACCTGGACCATTGATTGGAGAGGAAGGCGCTCGTTTTGCGCAGCATGCGCACCAGCTTCCTGGGAGAGCTTCTGAAAGTCGAGCAGCTTGCAGAGCCTTTTCTTGTCTGCATCTGATAAACCGTAATGAGCCTGCCATATATACGCAACCCAAGATGAATCCGCGAGGCAAGATATAGAAGCAATGATCAGAACAAGATAGAGAAGCAAAAGATTTACATACTTTGAGGTAAATATCGATTGCTCGATACAACCCGTCATGAACTGTGCGCGCGTGCGCTGGCAAGGCGTCTGCGATTGCTATGAGCCTGTTGAGCTTGAGGTTCGCATCGGGTGCAATTTCAGCAAGGTAATTGTCCACTAATTTCGAGACTTTGTACAATGCAGATTGGGAGGGTGAATGGGGACTGTCAGATTCAAAGAGCGAGCCATCTTCCATATCATCTTCTTCACTGTCATCTTGCTGAGAGAAATTAATCAAGATTCTGTGGACCGTGTCAACATCAAACAAAGTGTCACCGGCATGGCGGAAGGAGGGGATCAAGAGATCATCAAGAGTGGCCATATCCAACTGGGATCCAATCCGCCTTTCGAGATCAAGCCTAGAAGCAACTGTGCAGTCGAGCAACACGGCGCTTCGCAAGAGCCCGAACAGGAAACTGATGGGAATAGCAAGCTTCTCAAGGGGCAGCAGGCCGACAATCGTCTCGACTACAAGTCTTTCATGCCCATTTGAGCCAGCAAGCACATCGGCTTTTGGTTGGCCAGATGGATTCCCTAAGCTGGACTTTCTGGTCAGCTCTTTCTCGGCATAGTTCATGAGTGATGCCCCTATGCTCTCAGCCCGAACTCCACGACACTTCATGGCCTTTATCACTCTTTGATACAGATCAATCCGGAGAACAGAAAGATCTTCTACCCACCAGTCACCCTCGGGTTTGGCCTGGCGACTCATGTGAAGCCTCCCCGAGCTGCTATACTCTAGACGCGAAAAGCTTGAAGCGATTTGCTCTACGCAAGCTTTGGAAGCAATTGAATCAATGCATCGGCTAACTATTTTCAGCTCATCAGCAAGAGGAAGTAGGTCTTCACATTGCTGCAACACCTCGACGCACATTTCAAGGTTCTTGCAAACAATACTGTCGAGATATTCTTCAGCCCGGGAACTGAGATTATTCTTGGAAAACTCCTCGGTCATCTCAAGGTAATCGGACACACAGCACAGTTGAGCAACATTTGCAGCAGTGATTTCAAAGTTGACACCATAGCAGAATTTGGCAGCTAGCTCAAAGGACTCGGCGCCTCCTTGCAGGCTGGGAAGCTCGATCCTCGAAGTATCTGAGTCTCTGCGCTCTGCAATCAACTTCCTGATTCGCCCACTCCGGGAGACGAGGGGGAACTGGATGTAAAATTCATGATGTTTAAGCCACGGATGTACAAGATGTATGTATTATGTGGGAAGAACAAATTTCTTGATTTAGAAATGGTGAAACTTACTTTGTGCAAGGCAAATGCTCCACCGCTCACTACTATTGTGATGTCACTGGGAACATCCCGAAATATCCTGCAATATATCAACACCCGTTTAACATAAGAAAAAAAGCACTGAATCTGTCATCAATGGAAGAGAATTCAATATCTGGCAGGGCCTGGCTCTTGTTATGGTGTCCAATATACAATTGAAACTCAAAAGTGAAAATTTTCCTCTAGTAGATGAAGATCAGAAAGAGTgagaaaaacatttttcatttgttttattttcttatagttCTTGAGAGGAGAGGGACACCCAGATGATCAGTTAAAGAACATGGTTCCTTTAAGTAAAACaaccaacaattgaatcaaTCAAAGAACATCCACAGAGACAGAGCAGACTGACTTTGCAATATATATTTAAGCAAAACAACcaacaaaagaaagagaagaagaagaaggagaagaagaagaagagaatatatatatctaagaTGAGAACACAAATGCATAGGAGGTGTGAAGAACAAACCATTCGTCGCATCGCTGCTGCGAACACTTTGCCAGTGGCAACTGCCTGTCCATTGAGAAAGTAGAAAGGCAAATGAAAACTCTAGAGAGAATGGTGGGATTGAGAGGAGAGGAGGGAAAACGAGCAAGGAGACAGCAACCCAGTTGGAGATGTTGCTGCTGGTAGAATTCTTTGGCCATTATTGTCAAACAGGTAGAGCTCAAAGCATGGATTGGAATTGTCCAAAGCAATGGGCCTCGTTTGGTGGGTCATGCCTTTACTTTTTCTTTCAATCCAAATcaaataaacacacacacatatgcgTATAGATGCGTACATTTCTAGATCTGTTTGCATTTTAAATCTTCGATTTCCAAACCCACTTCCCCAATCCACACTTTTTTGCTAAATCTAAGGATTTCAAGGTGATAAAGTGGCGCAAAGAAGGGAATGGATTGTAAAAAGTTCTCTGACAGTCTCACTGGGAGGGaacagaggaggaagaaaggtGGTTAATAGTTTTTGACGTATTTTACACTTTGTCCCCATAAAGTATTCATATTGTCACATCTACCCCATTATTTTATCCTTCTTTCAAATTCTGAATCAAACTCAGATACTGCAGTGGCTCTCACTTTGGCTTGGAAGTCAAATGACCAAGATATGCAAAAGACTTCAAGGAACACTAACTTAGCTGGCAAACCAACTTTAGGCGCTGTTTGGCCGCTTTCATGCAGCAGCAAACTAAAAGTATGGGCAAATTTAAggcaaatatataaaatgttattttattacttttctttttgtttcatgtATACTTAGAAAACAATCAATCCAATTAtggctaaatttatatttttattgaattaattcaatttttatactttaatatttttttatagtaattaaatttttttattattttaagtataCATTTGAATCTatattttcgaatcaatttaacgcttatattttgatataaataaactataatatatattttgtcatcTCATTATATCTTTTTTTACACATGTAAGTACAAGAGTTAAactgactcaaaaatataagcTTGGGGTTACAATCGAAACAACGAAAAATTGATATTGCTACatgaaaaaaatgtcaaaatacaaaagatgaTGCATATTAATAGGCATCGCACGAGACGCCTAACGAGCGACCGGTGGCCAACGAGATTCCGCCACATGTCCCACAATGCGTACCCTAACAAACCTGCCCTACCTAGGGCAACGGGCCACTCCATGCCTATAGACAGCGCCTCACGTCCTAGATTTTCGGAGCTCACGAAACCCCTGCACAATCagggaattaaattaactaaaaaattatattcaatgatgtaatcaaaataacaaaaaaatttaaataatcgcACGAAAAAATGAAAGTATAGAACAAAAATTTGCATTTGAATATTCGATTTAATGTTCTTTCTTGCGTATTATATGGATCAAGATGACTAATTACGacattataataaacatgtttcTCTATTGACATGATAGTCTTCGTTAACACGTAATTTCATTTCACATCACTATAGTTGGGGTGATTTTTTCAAGGTCGGTGGGGGTGGGGAAATTGAAGTGATTAGAAATTTGTCATATTTGAGATGTAAAGATTGGCTACTCTTTTGAGAGACAAACAATGAAAGTGGGGGGATAATAGCAATTTGGAGATTTAGACAGGGGGGAAGGTAAAAAGCCCTTTTTAGATTGACTTTGCACGTGACATAGAAGGAGCAAACCGTGGGGGATGGATGGATCAGAATGATGGATGGATCAAGCAAGCACAATGCACAATCAAAGTTTTAAGGGCAGGGCAGTACTGGCGGTGCCCACCTTGggctaattttatttatatgattgCCCACCCCACCCACCACCTTTGGTGGACCATTCTGGATCATCTTTGATGGGCCCATTGTGTCTCTcttattttaaagttttatatttataaaaaaaatcccattaaaTGAACTTTAGGTCATATATCTTTGTTAAGTCGAACCAGTATTAGGGGGGGGTGTGATTATCAACTTTTGAAACTATTCAAATCACAACTTAGTAGTTTGACGGGTTTAAGTAAAGAAACATAGTTAATGAAGTTTAAGAATTAATGCAcacttaacaaaattaaagtgatctcatgaaatatcaaaaatctaaaaaacttgattttaaattaaaaaataatcatatgtCAATTCATCCAAACTACTACAACCACCAAGAATTTATTGGTAATAAGCattttttgagatttaattaaaggATATCGATAGTCGATTTTATATGTCTATTTACcgaattatgaaattaaaatcaaccatcatgcttaattttttcaatagtcCAAACCATCACCAATCGCTTAGATGAAAAATTTACAATTTGGCCATTTGAGCcgtttgatttttttctacACACCCCCAACAATTATCTAAAGTTGATGGAGTTTATTTCTCTTTAATTATCGTGATATGTACTTAGTTTTAATAGTATCatataataattctctttttctcttgttAAAAGGTCAAAAGACTTATTTTTCGTCATCGATTGTCTTGAAAGTAATAattcaatgaatttattttccaaacacattttcatttttcttgctaatcacattaaaaaaattccCTAATAAAGTGTAATGAGTTGTGTCGAGCCCTtggtattctttttttttagtgaaaatGTATTACTaaaaatttacctaaaatatcataaaataatctaattgttgtgttttaccattttttttttttttttttgatttggaCATGATTATCTTCCCACTACCCAAAGGAGCACCTTTCATCTAAATGCCAACAaagatatattttctttcatttgtaCGCAGTCAAAGTCTTAAAGACATGAATGAATGAGTGAGTGAGTGACACAATTCATCATTTCATGACTTAGTTGATGCATAAATGGTGGGTAGAAGTATGGCCCATCGTTGCAAttgtaaaaatgttaaatatttcaAGGGTATGGTGCCCTTAATCCTTGTGGCTAAGCATCTTGTCTTATGTTGTTGTGTGGTTGTTGAGTCTCAAAATTTTGaggtaatttaatattttgggTATGTGTTATGGTAGAGATTtattaataagattttaatgGAGTACGAAATAGATTAATATAGTAAAAGTATGATATAATGTTTATAGCTAATAGCACGTGAAACGTGTGATAATgtgatttttaaatatttatatatcatttagttaaattaattaaattacatgattataatttttttaatttaattatttatgtgagATCTAGAttaattgatat
The Diospyros lotus cultivar Yz01 chromosome 12, ASM1463336v1, whole genome shotgun sequence DNA segment above includes these coding regions:
- the LOC127786779 gene encoding 60S ribosomal protein L13a-4, whose translation is MVSGSGICARRVVVDARHHMLGRLASILAKELLNGQRVVVVRCEEICLSGGLVRQKMKYLRFLRKRMNTKPSHGPIHFRAPSKILWRTIRGMIPHKTKRGAAALARLKAYEGIPSPYDKMKRMVIPDALKVLRLQAGHKYCLLGKLSSEVGWNHYDTIRELEKKRKDRAQVAYERKKQLTKLRIKAEKTAEEKLGSQLDILAPVKY
- the LOC127786781 gene encoding cytochrome b5 isoform X2, whose product is MKHESKVYDVTKFLDDHPGGDEVLLSATGKDATDDFEDVGHSSSARAMLDEYYVGDIDLSTIPTKTNYTPPKQPHYNQDKTSEFIVKLLQFLVPLLILAVAVGIRLYTKSD
- the LOC127786780 gene encoding BTB/POZ domain-containing protein At5g48800, with amino-acid sequence MAKEFYQQQHLQLGCCLLARFPSSPLNPTILSRVFICLSTFSMDRQLPLAKCSQQRCDEWIFRDVPSDITIVVSGGAFALHKFPLVSRSGRIRKLIAERRDSDTSRIELPSLQGGAESFELAAKFCYGVNFEITAANVAQLCCVSDYLEMTEEFSKNNLSSRAEEYLDSIVCKNLEMCVEVLQQCEDLLPLADELKIVSRCIDSIASKACVEQIASSFSRLEYSSSGRLHMSRQAKPEGDWWVEDLSVLRIDLYQRVIKAMKCRGVRAESIGASLMNYAEKELTRKSSLGNPSGQPKADVLAGSNGHERLVVETIVGLLPLEKLAIPISFLFGLLRSAVLLDCTVASRLDLERRIGSQLDMATLDDLLIPSFRHAGDTLFDVDTVHRILINFSQQDDSEEDDMEDGSLFESDSPHSPSQSALYKVSKLVDNYLAEIAPDANLKLNRLIAIADALPAHARTVHDGLYRAIDIYLKAHYGLSDADKKRLCKLLDFQKLSQEAGAHAAQNERLPLQSMVQVLYFEQLRLRNALTCSYPDEDRKPMHQSWRISSGALSASMSPRDNYASLRRENRELKLELARLRMRLNDLEKEHVCMKRDMEKSSSHKFISSFSRKISKLNFFGHSSSRESTSPSKHSQRTDSKMIERR
- the LOC127786781 gene encoding cytochrome b5 isoform X1, coding for MGADGKVYTLAEVSAHDNAKDCWLVIGGKVYDVTKFLDDHPGGDEVLLSATGKDATDDFEDVGHSSSARAMLDEYYVGDIDLSTIPTKTNYTPPKQPHYNQDKTSEFIVKLLQFLVPLLILAVAVGIRLYTKSD